The Salinibacterium sp. M195 genome includes a window with the following:
- the prmC gene encoding peptide chain release factor N(5)-glutamine methyltransferase, protein MTPELNISVADLLVSGTELLSAGGVQSPAVDAELLLAHILELSRGELQVRVVTGALVSVAHESIARQLFARRAAREPLQHITGIAPFRNLELRVGPGVFVPRPETETVVQFAIDALNASAIAAPIGVDLGTGSGAIALSMATEVPRARIFAVELSSDAMPYTSENFRRYGSDNATLINADLGDAFPELDGTVDVVISNPPYIPAAAIPRDIEVRLHDPALALYGGEDGMDVVRRVSATARRLLHRGGTLVLEHGEEQAPALAALLAADGWNAVAHHKDLLGRDRATTALL, encoded by the coding sequence ATGACTCCAGAACTCAACATCAGTGTCGCTGACCTTCTGGTTAGTGGCACTGAGTTGTTGAGTGCTGGGGGAGTGCAAAGCCCAGCCGTTGACGCTGAGCTCCTTCTTGCTCACATTCTTGAGCTGAGCCGTGGTGAGCTGCAAGTGCGTGTAGTGACTGGCGCACTAGTTTCTGTCGCTCACGAGTCGATCGCGCGGCAACTGTTCGCGCGCCGTGCTGCTCGTGAGCCGCTGCAGCACATTACCGGTATCGCGCCGTTCCGCAATCTTGAATTACGGGTTGGCCCGGGCGTTTTTGTGCCGCGGCCCGAGACCGAGACCGTCGTGCAATTTGCGATCGATGCACTCAACGCCAGTGCGATTGCCGCACCGATCGGAGTTGATCTCGGCACGGGCAGTGGCGCAATCGCTTTGTCGATGGCTACTGAGGTGCCGCGCGCGCGAATCTTCGCTGTCGAACTTTCGTCAGACGCTATGCCGTACACGAGTGAGAACTTTCGTCGCTACGGTTCAGACAATGCGACCCTCATTAACGCTGACCTCGGTGATGCGTTCCCCGAGCTTGATGGCACTGTCGACGTTGTCATTTCGAATCCGCCATACATTCCGGCCGCGGCAATCCCTCGCGACATCGAGGTTCGACTGCATGACCCCGCCCTCGCGCTGTACGGCGGAGAAGACGGCATGGATGTCGTACGCCGAGTCTCGGCGACGGCACGGCGTCTGCTGCATCGTGGCGGCACTCTCGTGCTCGAGCATGGCGAAGAGCAGGCTCCGGCCTTGGCCGCGCTGCTCGCGGCGGACGGCTGGAATGCAGTAGCCCACCACAAAGACCTGCTCGGTCGCGACCGCGCGACTACAGCGCTGCTCTAG
- the prfA gene encoding peptide chain release factor 1: MFESVQSLLTEHKELEGQLADPELHSDPVRSKKVNRRYAELSRIVAAYSNWHQLTDDLAAATEMADEDASFAEEIPGLTEELDAAQEKLRRILIPRDPNDSRDVIMEIKMGEGGAESALFAGDLLRMYLHYAESKKWKTEIIEQTSSDLGGIKDVQLAFKGNSSDPAEGVWAHLKYEGGVHRVQRVPATESQGRIHTSAAGVLVFPEVDEPEEVEISQNDLKIDVYRSSGPGGQSVNTTDSAVRITHLPTGIVVAMQNEKSQLQNREAGMRVLRARILARYQEEADAEASEYRKSQIRTMDRSERIRTYNFPENRIADHRTGYKAYNLDQAINGALEPVILSCIMADEEARLAAVGSDS, translated from the coding sequence ATGTTCGAGTCGGTACAGTCGCTGCTGACCGAGCATAAGGAGCTTGAGGGTCAGCTTGCTGACCCCGAGCTCCACTCTGACCCGGTCCGCTCGAAGAAAGTCAACAGACGCTACGCAGAGTTGTCGCGCATTGTCGCGGCATACAGCAACTGGCATCAATTGACCGATGACCTCGCAGCAGCCACAGAAATGGCTGACGAGGATGCGTCTTTTGCTGAAGAGATTCCCGGTCTTACTGAGGAACTTGATGCTGCGCAAGAAAAACTCCGCCGCATTCTGATTCCCCGCGACCCCAACGACTCCCGTGACGTGATCATGGAAATCAAAATGGGGGAGGGAGGAGCCGAATCGGCTCTCTTCGCCGGCGACCTACTGCGCATGTACTTGCACTATGCAGAGTCGAAGAAGTGGAAGACCGAGATCATCGAGCAGACCTCGAGCGACCTTGGCGGAATAAAGGACGTTCAGTTGGCCTTCAAGGGCAACTCGAGCGATCCCGCCGAAGGCGTCTGGGCGCACTTGAAGTACGAGGGGGGAGTGCACCGCGTTCAGCGTGTGCCCGCCACCGAGTCTCAAGGTCGTATCCACACGTCGGCTGCTGGTGTGCTCGTGTTCCCCGAGGTCGATGAGCCTGAAGAGGTTGAGATCAGCCAGAACGATCTCAAGATCGACGTCTATCGTTCCTCGGGCCCCGGCGGTCAGTCGGTGAACACCACTGACTCCGCTGTGCGTATTACTCACCTTCCGACCGGAATCGTCGTGGCGATGCAGAACGAGAAATCGCAGCTGCAAAACCGTGAAGCCGGTATGCGAGTTCTTCGTGCGCGCATCCTTGCCCGCTACCAAGAAGAAGCGGATGCCGAGGCGAGTGAGTACCGCAAGAGCCAGATTCGCACCATGGATCGCTCCGAGCGCATCCGAACGTACAACTTTCCTGAGAATCGCATTGCCGATCACCGCACTGGCTACAAGGCCTACAACCTTGATCAAGCTATCAACGGTGCACTCGAGCCCGTCATCCTGTCGTGCATTATGGCCGATGAAGAGGCGCGCTTGGCTGCAGTGGGAAGCGACTCCTGA
- the rho gene encoding transcription termination factor Rho, whose translation MTDVNNHASSVDSRAALSALRLPELQAMAAERGITGTSKLRKGELVEAINEKNSTTKSSAPAAAKAEAAPVTEAAPAAEAAPARKRASRRVTSVDGAAIAGSEAPAGAPQAEKTESPVTSSAVQAPAADAAVEKPKTASRKKKVDAAPVASDSDSAANATASANAPAGSDAPAAEAAPKRSRRSSSRAAEAPTTSNDDAKTAAPNDTKSGESQSDADKSSDSDKNSDAPKGRNSGRNKRDNNANNANNADNADNNSDKNSNSGRGSSDADSDNDNDGDNNSDGESGSGRNRNRNRSRNGQNSDGSGRQNNNRRQNNNGGGNEPRENREPREPREPRENRDNRGGNNGGNNGDSRGNNNGNNDDSRNGDLDSERGGRGRYRDRKRGRGSMGDDFEPEITDDDVLIPVAGILDVLDNYAFVRTTGYLPGNSDVYVSLGQVKKYNLRKGDAVVGAIRQPREGDNNQGRQKYNAIVRIDSINGLPVEEAANRVEFGKLTPLYPQERLRLETEPTMLSTRIIDLAAPIGKGQRGLIVSPPKAGKTQVLQAIANAISKNNPEVHLMVVLVDERPEEVTDMQRTVKGEVIASTFDRPAEDHTTVAELAIERAKRLVELGHDVVVLLDSITRLGRAYNVTAPPSGRVLSGGVDSAALYPPKRFFGAARNVEEGGSLTIIATALVETGSKMDEVIFEEFKGTGNMELRLSRQLADKRIFPAVDVNASGTRREEMLLGADEVKVTWNLRRALAGLDQQAALEIVLNKLKETNSNVEFLMQIQKSLPFTNGKKED comes from the coding sequence GTGACTGACGTCAACAACCACGCATCAAGCGTGGATTCCCGTGCCGCGCTGAGCGCGTTGCGACTGCCCGAGCTTCAAGCAATGGCAGCCGAACGTGGTATCACCGGTACTTCAAAACTTCGCAAAGGAGAGCTCGTGGAAGCTATCAACGAGAAGAACAGCACGACCAAATCATCCGCCCCTGCAGCAGCGAAGGCTGAGGCAGCTCCGGTAACCGAGGCAGCTCCGGCTGCTGAGGCAGCTCCGGCACGCAAGCGCGCTTCGCGTCGTGTCACGAGCGTCGATGGCGCAGCAATTGCTGGCTCCGAGGCTCCTGCCGGTGCACCACAAGCAGAGAAGACCGAATCACCGGTCACGAGCTCAGCCGTGCAAGCTCCTGCAGCAGACGCCGCAGTCGAGAAGCCCAAGACTGCTAGCCGCAAGAAGAAGGTTGACGCTGCCCCGGTAGCGTCCGATTCGGATTCCGCCGCGAACGCAACCGCGTCAGCTAATGCGCCAGCAGGCTCCGACGCTCCGGCAGCTGAGGCAGCTCCTAAGCGCAGCCGTCGCAGTTCAAGCCGTGCAGCAGAAGCTCCGACAACGTCGAACGATGATGCCAAGACTGCTGCGCCGAATGACACCAAGTCAGGCGAATCACAGAGCGATGCCGACAAGAGCAGCGACTCCGATAAGAACAGTGACGCACCCAAGGGTCGCAATTCCGGCCGCAACAAGCGCGATAACAACGCCAACAACGCCAACAACGCGGATAACGCTGACAACAACAGCGACAAGAACAGCAACTCGGGTCGGGGATCTTCGGATGCTGATTCCGACAACGACAACGATGGCGACAACAACTCTGACGGCGAGTCGGGTTCTGGTCGCAACCGCAACCGCAACCGCAGCCGCAACGGCCAAAACAGCGATGGCTCAGGTCGTCAGAACAATAACCGCCGCCAGAACAACAATGGTGGCGGCAATGAGCCCCGCGAGAACCGCGAACCCCGTGAGCCCCGCGAACCTCGTGAGAACCGCGACAACCGTGGCGGTAACAACGGCGGCAACAACGGAGATAGTCGCGGAAACAACAATGGCAACAACGATGACTCGCGCAACGGAGACCTCGACTCCGAGCGCGGTGGCCGTGGCCGCTACCGTGACCGCAAGCGCGGCCGTGGCAGCATGGGCGACGACTTCGAGCCCGAGATCACCGATGATGACGTTCTAATTCCGGTTGCCGGCATCCTCGACGTTCTCGACAACTACGCTTTCGTGCGCACCACCGGCTACCTTCCCGGAAATAGCGACGTGTACGTGTCGCTCGGTCAGGTCAAGAAATACAACCTGCGCAAGGGTGACGCCGTTGTCGGCGCCATCCGCCAGCCGCGTGAGGGCGACAACAACCAGGGCCGTCAGAAGTACAACGCGATCGTGCGCATCGACTCGATCAATGGCCTGCCCGTTGAAGAGGCAGCGAACCGCGTTGAATTCGGCAAGCTCACCCCGCTCTACCCACAGGAGCGTCTGCGCCTCGAGACCGAGCCGACCATGTTGTCGACTCGGATCATCGACCTCGCCGCTCCAATCGGCAAGGGCCAGCGCGGCCTGATCGTTTCGCCGCCGAAGGCAGGCAAGACTCAGGTTCTGCAGGCCATCGCGAACGCAATCTCCAAGAACAACCCCGAGGTTCACCTCATGGTCGTTCTCGTTGATGAGCGTCCAGAAGAGGTCACTGACATGCAGCGCACCGTCAAGGGCGAAGTTATTGCTTCGACCTTCGATCGCCCAGCTGAAGACCACACGACGGTTGCTGAACTTGCTATCGAGCGCGCCAAGCGTCTCGTTGAGCTCGGCCACGACGTTGTTGTGCTGCTCGACTCGATCACTCGCCTCGGCCGTGCGTACAACGTGACGGCACCGCCGTCGGGTCGCGTACTTTCGGGTGGCGTCGACTCCGCAGCGTTGTACCCGCCGAAGCGTTTCTTCGGTGCGGCCCGCAACGTTGAAGAGGGCGGCTCGCTCACCATCATCGCTACCGCTCTCGTTGAGACCGGCTCGAAGATGGATGAAGTTATCTTCGAAGAGTTCAAGGGCACCGGCAACATGGAGCTTCGTCTCTCGCGCCAGCTCGCAGACAAGCGCATCTTCCCTGCTGTCGATGTCAACGCATCCGGAACCCGTCGCGAAGAGATGCTTCTCGGTGCCGACGAGGTCAAGGTCACCTGGAACCTTCGTCGTGCCCTTGCTGGTCTTGACCAGCAGGCTGCGCTCGAGATCGTTTTGAATAAACTGAAGGAGACGAACTCGAACGTAGAGTTCCTCATGCAGATTCAGAAGTCACTTCCTTTCACTAACGGCAAAAAAGAGGACTAA
- the thrB gene encoding homoserine kinase, translating into MTSLVGRSVVVRVPATSANLGPGFDTLGLALSHYDELIVTAVESSGVTIEVTGVGAGIVATDESNLVIQAIQHCFTHFGQTMPGLHVSATNIIPHGGGLGSSAAAIVSGVMAAKGLLEGVVEMDAATLLILATELEGHPDNVAPALLGGLTIAWNTETGPLAKKLMVHRGVSPLVCVPDFQVSTAHARSLQPETVPYADAVYNVSRAALLIAALTQSPEVLLEATGDRLHQDYRAAAMPQTTELIRMLRSHGHAAVVSGAGPSVLVLADDPAKRLEAVSLVQEHAATPWECLLLAVDFKGATVNEHQVEATA; encoded by the coding sequence ATGACCTCGCTGGTCGGTCGCAGCGTCGTAGTGCGTGTGCCGGCGACTTCAGCGAATCTCGGTCCAGGTTTCGATACGCTCGGGCTTGCACTTTCGCACTATGACGAGCTCATCGTCACAGCGGTGGAAAGCTCGGGCGTCACGATCGAGGTCACCGGCGTCGGCGCCGGCATTGTGGCCACCGATGAATCCAACCTCGTTATTCAGGCGATCCAGCACTGCTTTACGCATTTTGGGCAGACCATGCCCGGGTTGCACGTGTCGGCGACCAACATCATCCCTCACGGCGGCGGCCTCGGCTCGTCGGCGGCAGCAATCGTGTCTGGCGTCATGGCCGCCAAGGGGCTGCTCGAGGGCGTCGTTGAGATGGATGCTGCGACCCTCCTTATTCTTGCCACCGAGCTTGAAGGGCATCCCGATAATGTCGCACCGGCGTTATTGGGTGGTCTCACTATTGCGTGGAACACCGAGACTGGACCGCTAGCGAAGAAGCTCATGGTGCACCGCGGAGTGTCACCGCTGGTGTGCGTCCCTGACTTTCAGGTCTCAACAGCACATGCGCGTAGCCTGCAGCCAGAAACGGTTCCCTACGCTGATGCTGTTTATAACGTGTCGAGGGCCGCGCTGTTAATCGCCGCCCTCACTCAAAGCCCCGAAGTATTGCTTGAGGCAACCGGTGATCGACTTCATCAGGATTACCGGGCAGCGGCGATGCCTCAAACCACAGAACTTATCCGGATGTTGCGCTCCCACGGCCATGCCGCTGTGGTCTCTGGCGCTGGTCCCTCGGTTCTCGTACTCGCTGATGACCCGGCAAAACGTCTCGAGGCTGTCTCCTTAGTGCAGGAGCACGCCGCCACGCCCTGGGAATGCCTACTCTTAGCAGTCGACTTCAAAGGTGCTACAGTGAATGAGCACCAGGTAGAAGCTACGGCGTAG
- the thrC gene encoding threonine synthase: MNSEIKNRQWRGVLHEYADRLNISDATPIITLGEGGTPLLPAPALSARTGAKVWVKFEGMNPTGSFKDRGMTMAISKAVEHGAKAVICASTGNTSASAAAYAAHAGITAAVLVPEGKIAMGKLSQAIAHNGELIQVQGNFDDCLDIARDLANNYPVHLVNSVNPDRIEGQKTAAFEVVEVLGDAPDFHIVPVGNAGNYTAYFRGYSEELARSATTKLPRMFGFQAEGSAPIVRGEVVKHPETIASAIRIGNPASWEFATEAHKVSNGYFGAISDAKILEAQRILSAEVGIFVEPASAISVAGLLERAEAGQIPRGSTVVLTVTGHGLKDPQWALKTASGDDITPKVVPVDTAEVASVLGLAKA, translated from the coding sequence GTGAATAGCGAAATCAAGAATCGGCAATGGCGAGGCGTTCTCCACGAGTACGCCGACCGTCTCAACATCTCTGACGCCACCCCCATCATCACTCTGGGGGAGGGCGGAACTCCGCTTCTTCCGGCGCCGGCACTTTCTGCGCGCACCGGTGCCAAGGTGTGGGTCAAATTTGAAGGAATGAACCCCACCGGCTCTTTCAAGGACCGTGGCATGACCATGGCCATTTCGAAGGCTGTCGAGCACGGTGCGAAGGCCGTGATCTGCGCGTCCACCGGCAACACGTCAGCATCCGCCGCGGCGTACGCCGCCCATGCAGGCATCACCGCGGCTGTTCTTGTTCCCGAGGGCAAGATCGCGATGGGAAAGCTCAGCCAGGCCATCGCCCACAACGGCGAACTCATTCAGGTTCAGGGCAACTTTGATGATTGCCTCGACATCGCTCGCGATCTCGCGAACAACTACCCGGTGCACCTCGTCAACTCGGTGAATCCTGACCGCATCGAGGGCCAGAAAACTGCGGCCTTCGAGGTCGTTGAAGTTCTCGGCGACGCTCCTGACTTCCACATTGTTCCCGTCGGCAACGCCGGAAACTACACTGCTTACTTCCGTGGCTACAGCGAAGAGCTCGCTCGATCCGCTACTACCAAGCTGCCGCGCATGTTTGGATTCCAGGCCGAAGGCAGCGCACCAATCGTTCGCGGCGAAGTTGTTAAGCACCCCGAAACGATCGCGAGCGCCATCCGCATCGGAAACCCCGCATCGTGGGAATTCGCGACAGAAGCGCACAAGGTTTCGAACGGCTACTTCGGCGCCATCAGCGACGCCAAGATTCTGGAAGCCCAACGCATCCTCTCGGCTGAGGTCGGAATTTTTGTTGAGCCGGCATCCGCGATCAGTGTTGCTGGTCTGTTGGAACGTGCCGAAGCTGGCCAGATTCCTCGCGGCTCCACCGTTGTGCTGACTGTTACCGGTCACGGACTGAAGGACCCGCAGTGGGCCCTCAAGACCGCAAGCGGCGATGACATCACGCCCAAGGTTGTTCCTGTTGATACCGCTGAGGTTGCCAGCGTTCTGGGGTTGGCCAAGGCATGA
- a CDS encoding homoserine dehydrogenase, translating to MIEYRNLRVAVLGGGSVGSQVTALLLEHADELAARAGAGLEVVGVAVRDLDAPRDTNIPKELLTTDAESLIVGADIVIELIGGLEPARTWILKALHSGADVITANKALLAHHGAELFEEAAQVGAQLYYEAAVAGAIPIIRPLRDSLAGDRVERILGIVNGTTNYILDRMDATGDSFDTALAEATRLGFAEADPTADIEGYDAAQKAALLASLAFHTRVPLDAVHREGITSVTAEQVVAARKAGYVVKLLAICERVLAADGSTEGVSARVHPALVPLTHPLAAVHGGNNAVFVEAEAAGSLMFYGAGAGGRETASAVLGDVVSAARRHVIGGPGVAESTHANLPILPISRVMTRYQITLTVVDEPGVLATIAAVFADNAVSVEAVNQTVGAVTEGVPSATLVTVTHEAADESLAATVVALAESSVVREVVSVLRVEGL from the coding sequence ATGATCGAATACCGCAACCTTCGTGTCGCAGTTTTGGGCGGCGGAAGTGTCGGATCGCAGGTAACCGCCCTGTTGCTCGAGCACGCTGACGAGCTCGCCGCCCGTGCGGGAGCCGGGCTTGAAGTCGTGGGCGTTGCCGTCCGTGACCTCGATGCTCCTCGCGACACCAACATCCCGAAAGAACTACTGACGACTGACGCGGAGTCGCTCATCGTCGGCGCTGACATCGTGATCGAACTTATCGGTGGGCTTGAGCCTGCGCGTACGTGGATTCTCAAGGCCCTGCATTCGGGGGCCGACGTCATCACGGCAAACAAGGCGCTTCTGGCGCATCACGGTGCCGAGTTGTTCGAAGAAGCCGCCCAAGTTGGGGCGCAGCTCTACTACGAGGCCGCTGTTGCTGGCGCGATTCCGATCATTCGCCCCTTGCGCGACAGCCTTGCCGGTGACCGCGTCGAACGTATTCTCGGAATCGTCAATGGCACCACCAACTACATTCTTGACCGCATGGATGCCACGGGCGATAGTTTCGACACCGCTCTTGCTGAGGCCACGCGCTTGGGCTTCGCTGAGGCGGACCCCACCGCAGACATCGAAGGCTATGACGCTGCGCAGAAGGCCGCGCTGCTCGCGAGCCTGGCGTTCCACACGCGTGTTCCCCTGGATGCCGTGCACCGTGAAGGAATCACGAGCGTCACTGCGGAGCAGGTCGTTGCCGCGCGCAAGGCTGGCTATGTCGTGAAGCTGCTCGCGATCTGTGAACGTGTGCTTGCCGCCGACGGTTCGACCGAGGGCGTGAGCGCTCGCGTTCATCCGGCCCTCGTGCCGTTGACTCACCCCCTCGCTGCTGTGCACGGCGGAAACAACGCCGTGTTCGTTGAGGCTGAAGCTGCAGGCAGCCTCATGTTCTATGGCGCTGGTGCTGGCGGCCGCGAAACAGCATCCGCGGTTCTGGGTGACGTCGTTTCCGCCGCTCGTCGCCACGTTATCGGTGGCCCTGGGGTGGCGGAGTCGACTCACGCCAATCTTCCGATTTTGCCGATCTCTCGCGTAATGACGCGCTACCAGATCACCTTGACGGTGGTGGATGAGCCCGGTGTGCTCGCCACAATCGCCGCAGTATTTGCGGACAATGCGGTTTCGGTGGAGGCGGTCAACCAGACTGTCGGCGCGGTAACGGAGGGTGTGCCAAGCGCTACCCTAGTTACGGTGACGCACGAGGCGGCCGACGAGTCGCTTGCCGCCACGGTGGTAGCGCTAGCCGAAAGTTCGGTTGTGCGAGAAGTTGTGTCCGTTTTGAGAGTTGAGGGGCTGTAA
- the lysA gene encoding diaminopimelate decarboxylase: protein MFANPLAPEWLEAPAEANSLPSTVWSRNAARAETGELVIAGVAASELVATFGTPVYVIDEADAIARATEIKAAFDAEFDRIGSSVKVYYAGKAFLCTEVARWMTAAGLNIDVASAGEMAVALAAGVDASRLGFHGNNKSLSEIDRAVRAGIGPIVIDSVVEIGRVAEAAARHGRTQPVRLRINSGVHASTHEYLATAREDQKFGIPLSDAEAVVAQIRSHSSLEFVGIHSHIGSQIFDTAGFAEAAQRLLELHAQLSIDAPVPELNLGGGFGIAYTSADEALPVAELAASLASIVEAECARLGIAVPRIAIEPGRSIIGPSTTTLYTVGTIKDVLVDGEAVRKYVSVDGGMSDNIRTALYGADYSARIANRASAAAPALVRIAGKHCEAGDIVVRAEYLPGDVEAGDVVAVPATGAYGWAMSNNYNYLARPPVVAVREGKARIIVRGETEDDLLSRDAGITPSGESE, encoded by the coding sequence GTGTTCGCGAATCCGCTGGCGCCTGAGTGGCTCGAAGCCCCCGCCGAGGCAAACTCTTTGCCGTCGACCGTCTGGTCGCGTAATGCTGCGCGCGCAGAAACGGGCGAACTCGTCATTGCCGGGGTTGCCGCAAGCGAACTTGTTGCCACCTTTGGCACTCCCGTTTATGTCATTGATGAAGCGGATGCGATTGCTCGCGCCACCGAGATCAAGGCGGCATTTGACGCTGAGTTCGATCGCATCGGTTCGAGCGTGAAGGTGTACTACGCGGGCAAGGCCTTCCTGTGCACCGAAGTTGCCAGGTGGATGACGGCCGCTGGCCTGAACATCGATGTTGCCTCTGCAGGCGAGATGGCGGTTGCACTCGCAGCTGGCGTCGATGCGTCGCGTTTGGGATTCCACGGCAACAACAAGAGTCTTTCCGAGATCGACCGTGCCGTGCGCGCGGGCATCGGCCCCATCGTTATCGACAGTGTCGTCGAAATCGGTCGGGTCGCTGAAGCCGCAGCACGGCACGGCCGAACCCAGCCGGTGCGCTTGCGCATCAATAGCGGGGTTCACGCGTCTACCCACGAGTATTTGGCGACGGCGAGGGAGGACCAGAAGTTTGGGATTCCGTTGTCGGATGCTGAAGCTGTTGTCGCTCAGATTCGTTCGCATTCTTCGTTGGAGTTTGTGGGCATCCATTCGCATATCGGATCGCAAATTTTTGACACGGCAGGGTTCGCGGAGGCTGCGCAGCGCCTGCTTGAGCTGCATGCGCAACTCTCGATCGATGCGCCAGTGCCCGAGCTGAATCTCGGTGGTGGTTTTGGCATCGCGTACACCTCAGCCGATGAGGCCCTGCCTGTGGCAGAGCTCGCCGCGTCGCTTGCGTCAATTGTCGAAGCGGAGTGTGCGCGATTAGGCATAGCGGTACCGCGCATCGCTATTGAGCCAGGACGTTCAATCATTGGCCCATCCACGACCACTTTGTACACCGTCGGCACGATCAAGGATGTGCTTGTCGACGGCGAGGCTGTGCGCAAATATGTCAGTGTCGATGGCGGCATGAGCGACAACATCCGCACCGCACTTTACGGGGCAGACTATTCCGCTCGAATCGCCAATCGCGCCTCGGCGGCTGCTCCGGCGCTTGTGCGCATTGCGGGAAAGCACTGCGAGGCAGGCGACATTGTTGTTCGCGCCGAATACTTGCCTGGCGATGTTGAGGCCGGCGACGTGGTCGCAGTGCCAGCAACGGGCGCCTACGGCTGGGCGATGTCTAACAACTACAACTATCTTGCGCGCCCGCCAGTAGTGGCGGTGCGCGAAGGAAAGGCCCGCATTATTGTGCGCGGCGAAACCGAAGACGACTTGCTGAGCCGCGACGCAGGAATCACACCATCAGGAGAATCTGAATGA
- a CDS encoding LmeA family phospholipid-binding protein encodes MANDKPASSGAQSDDDDDDYGTQPTLDLSAQPTVELTLDDGSAASAAASPGSSDVTAKPKKRRRALWWTLSGVVVFLLVVGVVLVETVGRAIATDLVRDKIVASLGLDSSDGVAVDLGSGSLLIQAVTGGLDVVTIDIDRFEVNGLTSSARVVATEVPLDSSKPIDTLTIDVGVPGDQLDKLAGNLSGLDLDSITLEGSAIRVSTVFELLFIKIPVAVDLLPVAAGDAIAFEPQSVLLGDEEISVVDLRNNQLFSGLAGSLLDSREFCVATSLPTAVTIDNVEIDGDELMIQLSANGIALDDEAWEQYGTCPEQ; translated from the coding sequence GTGGCCAACGACAAGCCCGCTAGCTCAGGTGCTCAGAGCGACGACGACGACGACGATTATGGTACTCAGCCGACGCTCGATTTGAGCGCCCAGCCAACCGTCGAGCTCACCCTCGACGACGGTTCCGCAGCTTCAGCAGCAGCTTCTCCGGGTTCGAGCGATGTCACGGCGAAACCAAAGAAGCGCCGTCGCGCGCTGTGGTGGACCCTGAGTGGTGTCGTCGTCTTTCTCCTCGTCGTTGGCGTAGTCCTCGTCGAGACGGTGGGGCGTGCGATTGCGACGGACCTCGTTCGGGACAAAATCGTCGCCTCGCTCGGGCTGGATTCGAGCGATGGCGTCGCGGTTGATCTCGGCTCAGGATCGTTGCTCATCCAGGCCGTCACAGGGGGACTGGATGTCGTCACGATCGATATCGATCGCTTCGAAGTTAATGGGCTCACTTCATCCGCTCGCGTAGTCGCTACTGAGGTACCTCTCGATTCATCGAAGCCGATCGATACGCTCACGATTGATGTCGGGGTGCCTGGCGATCAACTCGACAAGCTCGCCGGCAATCTGAGCGGTCTCGACCTCGACTCCATCACGCTTGAGGGCTCGGCGATTCGAGTGAGCACGGTGTTTGAACTGTTGTTCATCAAGATTCCGGTCGCGGTCGATCTGTTGCCGGTTGCTGCTGGTGACGCGATCGCGTTCGAGCCGCAGTCAGTGTTGCTGGGCGACGAAGAAATTTCAGTCGTTGATCTGCGCAATAACCAACTGTTCTCGGGTCTGGCAGGAAGCCTGCTCGATTCCCGTGAATTTTGCGTCGCAACATCGCTCCCCACCGCCGTCACAATCGACAATGTGGAGATTGACGGTGATGAACTCATGATCCAGCTCAGCGCAAACGGCATTGCGCTCGACGATGAGGCGTGGGAGCAATACGGCACGTGTCCCGAGCAGTAA